gaattattgGCTGTCTATAGAAATGCATTTGTCCAATCATATATaccaaatttattaatctGCTCCGTTGGTGTAGttatttcatatttattaatgagAAGTTATAAACCACAGCATAAAACCTTGCTACATTGTTAAATTTAGCAACATTCTGCATATGTCATGTCAaatcaaaatgaaaaatttactattttatatatcCATTTCAATTATAAAGCATTACATCAttaaattctaataataatattccGACTATAAATTAGCATTTAATATTACTTTAGCCAATAGCTTTAGTTTATTTCCcaacatttttattgattgtcagataaaagtaaataatatattctattttaaataatcaacGGTACTTAAATAATGGATTTAGTTCAATAATCTTAATTTAATGTTGCTTATGATTTTTTTGCCTATataatctttaaaaatttcagaaatttttcatttaattgttcGATCGAGATTTCGGAATCTTCTCttgataataaatacaGGGCATTCGGAAAGAATGTGATGTTATAAAATAGAAATTGATTCGATGAGTTCGATTCgtaaatgtatatatcatgaaagatattttaaaacttttaTAAACAATAGGATATTACTGTATCTTATTCAACAGGTTTTATGAAAAGGGGAGGTATGCATTAATTGGTCACTTTATACATTCAAATTCCTTTTACATTATTAACTAGGGGATATAATAAGCATtgaaaatagtaatatatGACTcaataattgattattaCTTCAAAAGGTTTCTTTGCGGTgtataaataaattcaacaaataatttaataaatagcAAGGGTGCTATTACTTCTGCTTTTAACTTCTGTTTACAGATCATCATAATCCAGggttaataatttattggaTGGATAAACTGTTCAGATGAGATATATCATCCCCGTTAAGTACAGAATTTTTAAGCATGCTTTGCAGTCTGTGTGTAAAGTTTCGGTTGTATTTCGTAGATTCAATTATACCTGTAGTAAGTTGGTAGTTCCTGAAGCACCATCCGACAAGATTTTGGGTTtgaatgatttatttaagaGGGATcaaaataagaataaagtGAATTTAACAGTAGGGATATATAAAGATGAAAAAGGATCGGTGACAACATTACTTTCGATTTTAGAAGCTCAGAAGATTGTAGAAAAGTCAAATAATCATGATTTATCATATTTACCAATAGCAGGACATGAAGGGTATAGAAAAGCTGTTAAAAggtttttatttgatgagTGCGTATCTAAAGGTGAAATAATTGAGCAAGAGAGAATAAGTTTAATTCAAACATTAAGTGGTACTGGTGCATTAGCAATTACCTCAAGATTTCTTTCAACCTTTGTCAGTGATACTGTTTGGATATCTGATCCATCCTGGGTTAATCATgacaatatatttgaaaagaatggttttaaaaatataaaccATTATTCGTACGTTAAAAATGGAATATTGACTGTGGATGAATGGTTGGATGATTTGAAAAGAGATCCTGGAAAAGATAAGTCCACTAAACCACAAGCAGTCGTTCTGCATGCCTGTTGTCATAACCCAACAGGAATTGATCCCACAAAAGAGGAATGGGAAAGAATCTTAGatgaaatttataatttaaatatgataCCCATTGTAGACATGGCATATCAAGGTTTAGACACCGGTAATCTTAAAAATGATGCATAtttgttgaaaatgataCTAAAcgaaaagaaatataagTCTTGGAGCAATGGTATATTTGTATGCCAATCGTTCGCAAAAAATATGGGTTTGTATTCTGAGAGAGTTGGCTCATTATCCATTGTAGTCCCTCCAAACAGTGAAggattaaaaaaaaatattgattccCAATTACAGAAAATAGTAAGAAGTATTTATTCTTCTCCTCCAAGTTATGGTTCTAAAATTGCATATTCAGTACTCTCTGATCctatattaaaagaaaaatggtTTCAAGACGTCGAAAAAATGGTTAATAGATTGACTCATGTACGGATGGAGATGCATAAACGTTTAGAATGGCCGGATTTGATAAACAAAAATCAGCAGCATGGTATGTTTTACTTTATTAATCTCAAtgaaaaacaaattaaGTACCTAAGAGacaaatattcaatatatctGACACTAGATGGACGGATGTCTTTAAGTGGAGTGAACTCATCGAATATAGATTATGTCTGTGCGGCATTAAAGGATGCAATTTCATAATATGTAGTGACTATTTCATCCTAATCAAATTAATGTAATCAAGCAACTTGAATAAAACAGGacataatatattaattattagGTTAAAGATgcttttgtaaataattgtaattaaaCTATATTTGACGTTAATAGATCGAAAAcgtttttcaaaaataaatcatatgCTATCAATGtgttatttttgataatctTTTTGAGACGATTGATTTAAACTTCTTACCAAATGCTTTGCTGTGGTGAATTTCGTCAATATTAGAATGGTGGTTTTGCTGCATTCCAGCAATAGTTGAATATTGATCTTGATGAGAATCCACATGAATTTCATTGGTAAAATCTATCTTTGTAACGTATGGGTTTGGTTTTGGAACTTGAATATTTTGCATGATTTTATCAGAGTAATTCGAACTAGTTCCTGTCTGAATTTCAGAAATAGCTGGAGGTGGGGCAAAATCTGAATGCTTATTTTTACCAGGACTTGATATACTTACATTTAAGCTTGAAGAACTAGGATTACCTGTTGAAAATATTCTGTCGGAAACCGTATCAGAATCAGAGAACAACACATTTGTGGTGTAACTATTTTCGTGGCAGTTTGATGAAAAGGAACTCTCACCATTATTGTCATCtagaatattaaaaaaaattttattgttgGATACTGGGCTTGTTGCCGGTCTTCTTGATGACCTTGTAGGTGGGACAATGTTCGTCAGACGTAGTTTAGAGTTATCGTAAggaatattattgttatattttaaatttggaaGAGATCCCTTTTTCCTCAAGAGTTTCTCATTATTAATGTCCgaatttgatattgaagTTCCAAAATTGTCGTCACCTTTATGTGGTACTGAAATTGGAACGGAAGAATTCCTCTGCAACCTTCTTtgtttatcattaaataattgattGAATGATAGCTTTATTACTTCATCTTTTTGAGGtactttattattgttatgACGAAATGTTGTACTTATGTTATCAGTATCTTGTAAGGAACTTCCAACATCTTTGTTATTTATCCTCCGTGGAGTTCCTTTGGTTGATTCAATTTGCAAAGAAGTTGTAATGCTTGAGTTTGATAAGTTAGAAGAGAAATATGACGCTCTATTCTTGAATTGATTAATGGCGGTTACTGAATCTGGCGTATTTTGTCCTTCCATGATTGCTTGAGAAAGTAAATCAGTAACTTCTGCCATCTTCATATCAATACCATCATCTGGATTtgttataatattttcatttccaTCTAAACGATTATATGCAGCTGTAGGATCaatgatattatatattatttcgCCGTCTGCATTTCCTTCAAAAGAATCAGGCCTTATCAGAACATCTTGTGTGTCGTTTATTAATTCACTATTGTCACATACAACCTTCGCTATAATTGGCATGTGTTCTTctaatgatatattatcaagaatattaataaagttctcatcattaatatttggatAATAAGCGGAATCCGTTTCATTAATATGTTGATATACCGGTATATCTACTGTTTCTCTTTCAAAATCTACTGGTTTGTTGTCAGTAACAATCCTCTCCTTTGGCTCTGATGGACTAAGAGGTAACATTCTGTCAGACTGCCTAGATAGCTTTCCATTCTTACCAGCAGAATAGAGACTGTAATGGCGTTTATGAGTCGACGCATCTTGAATATGTTCATTATCAAAactattttctttatttgataaGATTCTCAGGGATTTGTGTCTAAAGATGTTATGCTTTAGAAAACCatgtttattttcattattagtTGAACcagttttataattaaatctCAAATTCATACTACTCTTACGTTTgaaattcttcttttcatCACCAGAGGAATTAGAGGGTACAACATGGACATCACTGTTTTCATACTTATAAGCAAATGAAGCAGCTAAGGAGGCAAGATTTGAAGATTCTTCCTCAGATCTCTCAGATTCATATGgaattttatatttgtcctctttcttcttcctGTTGGacttatttttaattagcATTGTGTTTTGTTATTTGCAGTAATACTTCTAGTTTAGTTGAGTATATAAACAGACAAGATTAGCTTATAAAGATGCGCCATAACATAGGCAGATATCTGTTGTAAAGTAAATACTGTACatatacacacacatatatatataagataATAAATGTTCATTTCGTATATGAACTTAAATGAAACCTTATTATAATTCCCTCTCAGCGTAATCAATGTACAAAAAGTAATCATTGTTGATGTTATTGTAATATCAAACTATAAAAAACATCGATGAACAGGGATGGGTCTTTGAACCTAATAGTTTAATTCATTAGAAGTACATTATATTTCTcattttttccattttatggtcattgaaatattaaatcttACTCCTCGTACAGGTCCCTGGCGagatatttaatttaaaaaaaggTTAATTAGGGAACACCTCTAATctgtaaaaataaaagaaaggATATCGGTTTTGAAAATAGTcagttttattatcattaaatgaatttttgttaataattgaatcaaGGAATAAGGTTATTAATGTTAAATGCATACATAATTTAAGGATAAGATGTGTGGTTAAAATGCTTAGTAAGTTGTTAGCGTTTAGTTAACAGAGATGGACTTCTCCTTGATCCGCTTGTATCATTCATTCATTGTATTGTCTATtgcttcaaataataaataagatTGTACGgaaaatcaatttattattacatgAAGAATTAGCTTTGAGATGTACATTATAATTAATGCTTGCATctcatttttataaatatttgacAATGACTTATCATGTAATCTTTATGATTTAATGtagtaatatatatacatctatatttatataaatgtatatttttttatattaaagtACAACTTATGAAAAGTTAAAAGCTAAATATTAGTTTAAGAACAGTGGATCGCATATTTCATGAGAGGTATTTATGgtattttgtaattttctgctgatttttttttggtattatttaatttagcCAATCTATTCAACAGTGACAGATTTGGCTAAATTTCTTGGGAAATCCACATCAATTCCTTTATTAACAGCTAACCAATAAGATATTAATTGTAATGGgattatattcaataaaccTTGTAAACAGTCAACAGTTTGTGGGACTTCTATTTTAGCTAATTCATCTTCGTGTGTCTTCTCATTCCACACTTCATCACCCTTGTTACAGATAATAATTGGATGGCCTTTTCTTGCTGTAACTTGTTGAATGGCAGTGACAACCTTTGGGAACAAAGAATCTCTTGTAGCAAAAGCAATAATTGGTAAGTCTTCGTCAACTAATGCAAGAACACCATGTTTCAATTCACCGGCAAGAATACCCTCAGAATGCATATATGAAATTTCCTTGATTTTTAATGCCCCTTCTAATGCAGAAGCGTATTGGTAGCCTCTTCCTAGTAATAACAAAGATTTTTGATcctttaattcattttcacataattctttaatttgtGGTTCCAAGTTTAGAACTTCTTTGATTTGAGCTGGGATAGCTTTTAAACCCTTTATGATATCCTTTCTTCTTTCTATTTGAGAAACTTTGTCATCGGCTAGACATAGTGCAATCATTACTAAAGCAATAAATTGGGAAGTGTAAGCCTTTGTGGAAGCAACACCGATTTCAGGGCCGGCATTGATATGAACACCACAATGGGTAATTCTTGATATAGTAGAACCAACTGCATTGACAATACCAACTGTCAATGCACCTCTTTCTAAACAATAATTCAAGGCCAAGATGGAATCAGCAGTTTCACCACTTTGagaaacaaataaacaaaCGTCATCTCTAAAAACTGGTGATTTTCTGTCCAAGAAATCAGAGGCTAATTCTATTATTACAGGGGTTTCtgataattcttcaaaaattgcCCTTGTTGCTAAACAAGAGTGATAAGAAGTACCACAAGCAATCATAATTAGCTTTCTTGCTCTTCTGATGGCAGGTAACCAAGCTGCCAAACCACCTAACATAACACTGCTGTTATCAAAGTCAACTCTGCCTCTCATGGTATTTAATGTAGATTCAGGTTGTTCGTAAATTTCCTTTTGCATAAAATGAGCGTATGGACCCTTCATGATTTGAGCTAATTCCATTTCTAAAGTTTGAATTGATCTTGTCATGGAGGCACCTACCTCTCTTCTTGATCTATGAATGTGTAATTCACCATCGTAAATATGAGCcaaatcatcatcttctaaaaataatactttTTTAGTGTGTTTGATGACAGAAGAAGCATCggaagaaacaaaaaattcaacTGGGTTTGGAGTACCATCTTCAGATAAGAAAGCTCTAGATTGAGAGTACCTTAAGTTAAACTCATTTGGAGCAATTGGCATTAATTTATTAGCATTGACTTGATGTTGTTCAAATGGATCAGATTTCTTCAAAGTTAAATTTCTGCCGTTAGCTAATTTACCGTTACCATTTGTCAATCTAATGTCATCACCTTCTTCACTGATAGTGGATAAAATTGGGGTTTCTGGTCTACCGATGGCATCATCACCGAATTCAACATCAACAAAGTCAacctttaatttcttttcagaCTTAACACCAATTAATAATGGGGAACCTTTTCTAGTAGCAATGATTTCACCTGGGTAATGAGAAGATTTACATAATAAACCGTAAGAACCTTCTAATTCTAACAGAACTAATTTTGTTAGCTCGTGGAAATCCAACTCATTaccatttttttgattagTGTCATAGATGAACTTATATAACTTGGCGATACATTCGGTATCGGTGTCactttcaaatttgaaaccaTTATTAACTAACAGAGTTTTTAGTTCTCTGAAGTTAGTAATGATACCATTATGAACAATAACAAAAGTGTTATTTGGGTCAGATCTTTGTGGATGACAATTAACTTGTTTTGGTTGACCATGTGTAGCCCATCTTGTATGAGCAATACCTGAATGGGTAACATAAGTGACATCTCTATCTGGGTTGGCTCTGgcaatttcttttttcaattcactGACTTTACCAATTTGCTTGTAGATAAGACTCTCGCCTGCTTCATCGCCATCAATAGCAATACCAGTAGAATCATATCCCCTATATTCTAGACGTTCTAAACCTTCAACAAGGGTATCAATAATTTCACCTCTTGATTTTTCAACCAAATAGTTAACATAACCAAATATACCACACATctgaaattatattttgttgttgttgttcttATAGTTTATTATAAGTGGAAGGACAAGATATTCTTATAATATGGTGCTTTTTCCTGATAATTATCTATTAATTGaacaaattttgatattaataatattctagGATTGTTCTGGGATGAAAaggaaataaaaataaattgtatTCCTAAATTCACCTGTCTATAAATACGATCCTTCTTTTttacaaatgaaaataaaattgtaatGAAGATTgctattttataaaataatttgtaAAAATATCTATCTTTTGCTAATCGCTATTTAAAGTACCTCTTG
The window above is part of the Tetrapisispora phaffii CBS 4417 chromosome 7, complete genome genome. Proteins encoded here:
- the TPHA0G03180 gene encoding glutamine--fructose-6-phosphate transaminase (isomerizing) GFA1 (similar to Saccharomyces cerevisiae GFA1 (YKL104C) and YMR085W; ancestral locus Anc_2.477) translates to MCGIFGYVNYLVEKSRGEIIDTLVEGLERLEYRGYDSTGIAIDGDEAGESLIYKQIGKVSELKKEIARANPDRDVTYVTHSGIAHTRWATHGQPKQVNCHPQRSDPNNTFVIVHNGIITNFRELKTLLVNNGFKFESDTDTECIAKLYKFIYDTNQKNGNELDFHELTKLVLLELEGSYGLLCKSSHYPGEIIATRKGSPLLIGVKSEKKLKVDFVDVEFGDDAIGRPETPILSTISEEGDDIRLTNGNGKLANGRNLTLKKSDPFEQHQVNANKLMPIAPNEFNLRYSQSRAFLSEDGTPNPVEFFVSSDASSVIKHTKKVLFLEDDDLAHIYDGELHIHRSRREVGASMTRSIQTLEMELAQIMKGPYAHFMQKEIYEQPESTLNTMRGRVDFDNSSVMLGGLAAWLPAIRRARKLIMIACGTSYHSCLATRAIFEELSETPVIIELASDFLDRKSPVFRDDVCLFVSQSGETADSILALNYCLERGALTVGIVNAVGSTISRITHCGVHINAGPEIGVASTKAYTSQFIALVMIALCLADDKVSQIERRKDIIKGLKAIPAQIKEVLNLEPQIKELCENELKDQKSLLLLGRGYQYASALEGALKIKEISYMHSEGILAGELKHGVLALVDEDLPIIAFATRDSLFPKVVTAIQQVTARKGHPIIICNKGDEVWNEKTHEDELAKIEVPQTVDCLQGLLNIIPLQLISYWLAVNKGIDVDFPRNLAKSVTVE
- the TPHA0G03170 gene encoding uncharacterized protein, with protein sequence MLIKNKSNRKKKEDKYKIPYESERSEEESSNLASLAASFAYKYENSDVHVVPSNSSGDEKKNFKRKSSMNLRFNYKTGSTNNENKHGFLKHNIFRHKSLRILSNKENSFDNEHIQDASTHKRHYSLYSAGKNGKLSRQSDRMLPLSPSEPKERIVTDNKPVDFERETVDIPVYQHINETDSAYYPNINDENFINILDNISLEEHMPIIAKVVCDNSELINDTQDVLIRPDSFEGNADGEIIYNIIDPTAAYNRLDGNENIITNPDDGIDMKMAEVTDLLSQAIMEGQNTPDSVTAINQFKNRASYFSSNLSNSSITTSLQIESTKGTPRRINNKDVGSSLQDTDNISTTFRHNNNKVPQKDEVIKLSFNQLFNDKQRRLQRNSSVPISVPHKGDDNFGTSISNSDINNEKLLRKKGSLPNLKYNNNIPYDNSKLRLTNIVPPTRSSRRPATSPVSNNKIFFNILDDNNGESSFSSNCHENSYTTNVLFSDSDTVSDRIFSTGNPSSSSLNVSISSPGKNKHSDFAPPPAISEIQTGTSSNYSDKIMQNIQVPKPNPYVTKIDFTNEIHVDSHQDQYSTIAGMQQNHHSNIDEIHHSKAFGKKFKSIVSKRLSKITH
- the AAT1 gene encoding aspartate transaminase AAT1 (similar to Saccharomyces cerevisiae AAT1 (YKL106W); ancestral locus Anc_2.475) translates to MRYIIPVKYRIFKHALQSVCKVSVVFRRFNYTCSKLVVPEAPSDKILGLNDLFKRDQNKNKVNLTVGIYKDEKGSVTTLLSILEAQKIVEKSNNHDLSYLPIAGHEGYRKAVKRFLFDECVSKGEIIEQERISLIQTLSGTGALAITSRFLSTFVSDTVWISDPSWVNHDNIFEKNGFKNINHYSYVKNGILTVDEWLDDLKRDPGKDKSTKPQAVVLHACCHNPTGIDPTKEEWERILDEIYNLNMIPIVDMAYQGLDTGNLKNDAYLLKMILNEKKYKSWSNGIFVCQSFAKNMGLYSERVGSLSIVVPPNSEGLKKNIDSQLQKIVRSIYSSPPSYGSKIAYSVLSDPILKEKWFQDVEKMVNRLTHVRMEMHKRLEWPDLINKNQQHGMFYFINLNEKQIKYLRDKYSIYLTLDGRMSLSGVNSSNIDYVCAALKDAIS